DNA from Brassica napus cultivar Da-Ae chromosome C4, Da-Ae, whole genome shotgun sequence:
aacaaaggAAAACATTTTTCCTTGAGCAAAAAAAGGAAgggaaatctgtttttttagagcaaaaaaatggtaactatatccttttagactaatttatactactttatgtcttattagactaattttttccaaaatggcagtaatgcccttaaaattgtaatttttttaaaaagatatatattgagttcgacaagggggatcgatcgatcccactttacaagttatagtggatcgatcgatcccgatcattattcagaacaaaaaaaacgcgaactatatactgatcgacctggtccatttcactcgatcggcgaaggtcgatttacacagatcgaccgatctgtaagaatagatcgatcgatcctgTGCCGAGGAAATAATCCCAAgtcgatttttttggttttgtatgattatatccggattgattcccacttgatttgaaccgaccaagcatgatttcaactctttaaactcgatttctCTGGGATGAAACCCATAATTTCCCATTCACGAATAAAGGGAGACAAaatcaaattctcacccaagTTCATTAACCCTAACTCACTCAATTTCACTCTGATTTGGACGATTATTTCACCCAAAGCAAGTAACCTTCCCCCTTTCTTTTTATCGACATTAAAACTCCAACTTGAAGATACAACCAATTCCCAAACACCACATGAAGCATAGACATGAATCAtggtagaaataatgtgaaaattttgggaaaattttgtgaacaatcaatggaatatagaagACGGCAAAAAAGGTTgccaatgttttttttgtcgctttttttgttcctttttcgtttttttttaatcgatttttttaaaaaatataaaagtgaatattctcaaatattttgtttccatatttttaggaactgatttcttatccgtagaatacaactaatatgtagaaatcagtttctacagttttttagaattatagtaatgtttagaatttgatttctacatgttttagatttatagtaaatctgtagaagtcggtttctacatgttttagaattagattaatgtgtaAATTTCGAtttctaaaaattttagaatggtaggttaagcgcgtaatgtgtattctacatatttgtagaatactcctatttacgtagatcacgtattctaaacattgtagattcaatgaaaaaagtagatttcgttttctacttcgtagaatgtcatttctacttcgtagaatgtcatttctactttttttagaacataatctgaaatttataattttaacttttttataactggaaaatataccattaagttcatataggtattttaacaaatgttactatttttccaaattttttttgtttgtaaaactatttattaaaattattttcataaatattaaagggtattataggaaaatatgacacaaaatatagattagtttaaagggacatagttacttcttttttttgctctaaaaaacagTTTTgccaaaaaggaaaacattttttaaaagaaaatgaaagccTCCGTCTGAAACAGCAGAAACCTCTGTCTGGTCTTGAAACTCAAAAACCCTATCTTcattctaaacccaaaactcaaTCCTCTCTCTGCAACCCAAAAAGAGAATGGTGATCCTCCGATGTCGATTCATAACGATAAATCTCGCTCCTATACGACCTTCACACTTCCAATCACACAAAATCCTCCACACAACCCGATTCTTCCGTACTCCGAATCTCATATCTACCCCACGAATCACATCTTCCTCTCTCCCCACGACCCGTTCCATCTCCGACGAAGCTAGATTCGCTCGCTCCGTCCGGTTCATACCTCCCGGCGTCGAAATCGAGGAGTTAACAGATGATATGGTGCTTCCGGGCTCCAACATCGTAATCGGACCTTTCGCGGGCCACTCCCAGATCAAACAAGTCGAGTTCGTCAAGAGCAGCGCTCGTGCTCGAGACTGTCCTAAAGACGACCTTCCCGAGATTGCCATCTTGGGTCGTTCCAATGTCGGAAAATCTTCGCTTATCAACTGTTTGGTCCGTAAAAAAGAAGTCGCTCTCACTTCCAAGAAACCTGGTCTGATTCTTGGTTCTTggttcttgattcttgattcttgattcttgattcAAGACTGGACCTTTATCttgaaagttttgatttttatttatttttaatttggaaaaaaaCAAACAGGAAAGACTCAGCTTATCAATCACTTCTTGGTGAATAAGAGTTGGTACATTGTGGATTTGCCTGGTTATGGGTTTGCTAAAGTGTCAGATGCTGCGAAGACGGATTGGTCTGCGTTTACTAAAGGTTACTTCTTGAATAGAGACACACTTGTTTGTGTGCTTCTTCTGATTGATGCAAGTGTTCCTCCTCAGAAGATTGATCTTGATTGTGCGAATTGGCTCGGTCGCAACAATGTATGTTACATATTCTCAGTATTGTGtatgctttttttctttttcttgaggAGTTTCTCTTTGATTGTTTGTAGTTGTGATGATCAGGTACCGTTGACTTTTGTGTTTACGAAGTGTGATAAAATGAAGGCGGCGAAAGGGAAGAGACCTGATGAGAACATTAAAGCTTTTCAACAGATCAttagagaaaattttaaacaacacccTCCTTGGATTTTGACGAGTAGTGTGTCTGGTTTGGGCAGAGACGAGCTTCTCCTTCACATGTCGCAGCTGAGAAACTATTGGGatcaatagagagagagagagtgcgTGGAACATAAGATAGATGTTTTGTAATGTTATCAGTTAACATGTTTGTGTTCTCTCTCTTTGTATACATACCTCTTTCTAGAGATAAAATTTCAAGAAATACAATCAAAGGAagctttgttcaaaaaaaaaaaaaaaaaaaacaatcaaaggaagcttctttttattgttttgttgaAGTGAAATGCTGTTACAGGTATTTTCCATGTCTTTGTAGGTTGCATTTGTGTCGATGAATCGTAGTTATAAGATGAGTTGTAGTTTTCAGAGGCTCTGAAGTAGTTTCCATAGCTTAAGAACTTTCTTTGTTTACTCGGTATTATTATGGTCCTGCTATGCAAGGGCAAAATTATTACCAAATTCAAGACGAAAATGTAACATTAActataaactagattttgacccgcactttAAAAACGGagatttatttttcctttaaaaatcTTCTAAATTCGAAAaatatttggtgtttttaatatttttttgtattcaaaaacttaaaattatcatctttgattattattattttgtaaatgagTATTTATGTGTACAAAAttgaactttatatttgaaaggaTTTAAAGTGGTATTTTtctaatcaattaattttattatgtattgaatttttttttctacagtTATTTTTTACTGACTtaacttgttaataaaatattatatactctttaacaaaatatttacgtctttcattataaatattctaataatCTATGAAAGTTTAAATTATACAGAGAAAAAGGAAGGTTACATAATcatgtgtttaatttttgttcATATAAACAAAGtatttgatgtaaaaaaaaacaaaatatttgaaatggcccaaatgaaaataatgtggaaatataacaaatattattataagcCCCAATGCCCTAAAGAAATAGATTCTCACCGACGTAATATGTGTGGTCTATGACCAAccattaaaaaatcagaaaaggaaaaaaaattgtgtcCCGATATTTCTTTTTCAAACGACGATTTCCATGGCAATTCGAAGCTcagaaatcaaaaactaaaccaCTGCATTTGTTAGGAAAGTGGGCTTATTTTCCAGCCCAAATATTAGCTTGTTACTCGAGCCAAATTAATAAAGTGCCGCAAGAATAGGGGAGAAATCGCGTGTTAAATAATTTATGGAAATAACCTTGACGAAAGAGTCAAAATCTTTGAAAAATCAGTGGCATATGTAGTAAATAAAAAGGTACTACAGGGGTTAAAAATAGATAGGatcatgttttaatagtatagataatatCAAAGAGTACATACATTAGAAAACTTATCTGGAGACCTAAGATCATTCTACTTTTAGATCGGGGTCTGGTTTGATCATCAATGCAATGTGTCTTTGTGTGACCTAAGATCGATAGGTTCATTCTACTTTTAGACAGGGCTCTGGTTTGATCCTCAGTGAGCTCGATGCATCATTTCTAATACCCTAAAATGAAAGAatacataaacatttaaaaagtcatGCTGGTTTgtagaaaatagaaaaacatgAATATGTGAATTTCATTCATAGCAATTTAGGTGAAAAACCAAGGAAGATAGTGATATTAGCAAAATACCAAAGACCTAAAACTTCAGCTGATGTGCCAACAAAAAGGGAGTAAAAAAGACGCATTTACCCTGGACGCTTGAAATTTTGGCTTCCTGATTTTAGGTTTCTAGGATTTGTGTCTGACACAAGATTTGTAGTTAGATTTGGCAAGATAGTAAAAATATTGCGTTCACATGAGATGGATTTGCATCGGTAAACCAAAATATACAATGGTAAGAGAATAACTCTGACGTAAAAGGTGCAGGTGCATCCTAAAATGATTTCGGTGAgattttatttagaaattaatttaattgataatcccctatatattatttgtgaaacattacaacttctttttgtagccacatgtcatcactaagatgattcttagaattactagagaaatatgttggtccatctaattatataataaactttttattaaactaaccataaattcattattaatgtcaattattatttccttaaataaagattacggaattgtctaatgtgagtaaagtatatatgacaattaatgattttgaataaaaaagatctaataaaaaaatgtatcttctatcaaatttgtttaatttaaaaatattaaaataactttaaaaaaacaaaataaccatattataaaaatttagatttttctgtatattttatattttgaattttaaaaaatgactataaattactaaaattgttaaaagtctcacattcaaattttgcgatccatggtttaaaatttttgttatgacaaaatacaaatgattacaaaatcatataattaaaagtctaatttaattaatcattaagatttaaaatatatatgtatatatatatcattctaaattaaactataaaccatattgaataaataaatattttagttttaaaatttactttgaataatttttttgataaaagttttgaactaacattgataaatttttttaaattatcaattactaaaattattagtcccacaatgaaaattttgttatcagtaatttaaattttttgctattaaagatacacatgataaaaaaaaacatatgagtagaaaacaccattaaaaaaaaatagacattaatattaaaaatatactatgtatgttaatatcatttaaatttaattacatatcctgtcaaaattttttaaaaaattgattgtattaataaaattgatttatacgttcgcaccaattttattatatatgtaatagttactgacttttaattatttaatatatatttattatttcataatatgtaagaacatataatatataaaataatttatatatataatttttatcccgcgcaaggtgcggatcttaatctagttatATGTTATTTTCCTATATGTGGGCGTCTATATAAAAGATTGGATTGCCAATTATGTAACCGGCTAACTTATTGAATAGCAAATCAGTGGAATATTATTATCCGGCTAAACTGATTGCCTTACCCTAACAACTTATTCCACATAAAGAACTATACCTTAAACCCTACAAGCTAATCCCTAAGCTCTTGAAGAATCAAAAAGCCCAAATCAGTAAGccataaacactaaaccctatcCCTaattcataaaccctaaacacttaCAGGACTTGTAAACccttaccctaaaccctaaagaaaccctaaaccctaacccatACAATCTAAAGCCTAacccctaaatcctaaacccttaacCTTTATAGGACTccgaaaccctaaacgtaaacctagaaaaactctaaaccctaacgCATATGGGGCTAATCATACAGTATATGTTGCCGTCCGATTATTAGCCGTCTAGAGTTTAACATAGATGTACAATGTCGTTATTATATGGATAACTACAGTGTTAGCTGGCTAAATTAATTTCTCAACCATTACaccaaaccctaaaaccatATGCCTATATCATAACCCCCACTCCCTATACCCTTAAAGTTCAACATAGCTGTGCAACTATGATCCTTCCTAACAATCTAGTATATAATATACGGCTAGAGTTTGAGATAGATGTGTAATATATTCATTATCTTGATAAGTATGATTTTAGCTGGCTAAATTTATTGCATATGCCATTATTCCTGAACGTTGCCAACATATTTCGTTAGACGAATAAACTTTGGGtataagattaaaaatattaatatcagGCTACAATTTTGTGTGGCCAGCTCCGAAAAGTTATATCATCTAAGATTCGAGACAGGACCAAACATTCATTCACACAAGATTGATGAGTCATACAGCTGCCGTCGAAACAGAGGGGGTTCATCAAGATCGAGGGCGTTGAGGATTTCTCTGATTGCGCATGCCTTAGGATATGAAGTTATTCTAACGCCGATGGGTTCTTCTCCGACTGCGAATATCCTTTCTGGTTGTAGGCATGGCGGCCCGTGTATACCGTCGTTCTCCTCCATCAGGTTGTTGAGTTCAGCAACTCTaatttgctatttttttttaagaattggCACAAGAgatggataaaagggattttcgAAATTCTGTTTCTTTCGTAGAGATATGAAACCTCTGACAAAGAGATACAGAAGATTTTAGCGtatcttaatattatattttgatctATCACTCAGTTAAGGAGTGGCTTATGTTGTAGGGGTAGCAGGGTAAAATAACTCATGGAACAGTCGTCGTTTTTTTCTCTTTGGTCGTTTCCCTAATAACGTATAAGTATGTTGGTAGAGCTCCTAATTGCctctttcatttaaataaaaacgatgcaaaagaaaatattagtttttataaaatcatattcttGCATTCTCAACATAACAGAGATAATGTATTTACTAATAAAGATTTTCAAATACCCACGGATAAAGCGTATGTGATAAAGTTGcatcaaacacaaagattataagaacttctcttcttattagatttagaaactctctcaaaactaaatctttcaatgtgtttctcttgatggaacatctctccatgagaactctttatataggaagaagctacatcttttcctaaaggcgaagctacatcttttcctaataatactatggaaacattcctaagctcgatatgttttcctttttccttaatccatcaaacttcactttaatgagttaacttgctccttaagttaattggaattatccaacattctcccccttaattccaacttgaatctTAGGTATGTTGATCTTCTGAACTCCGATGAACTTTCATAGACCGTTACTAGGTGCATCGCATTTCTTCGATACGATGTTGCATCAGAACGTGAGTATAGATGCTTCATTGCTCCTTTATGACTCTCTCTTAAGCATCCTATGGTGCTTCGATACGATGTTGCATCAATCTCAGGCTCCTCCTCTGCCTTTGATACTTTCAAACTCGTGTGCATCAGAACGTGAGTATAGTTACATGACTCCATCATCGTCTTGACAAGTATACCTTGCGCGTATCCTTCTTGTTTGATGTGAATGCCATCAGCTCCTTGCGTTACTTCTATACCAAGATAGTATGTAAGCATCTCGAGGTCTGAcatctcaaatcttcttgacataTCATCTTTGAATTGCTTGATAACATTGAGCGAAGTCCTTGTTACAAACAAGTCATCGATGtatatagttatgatcagaagctcccccttctgtttcttttgatataccgaaggttccttggtgcacttcgtgaactccatctccttgagaacacggtcgagtttgatgttccaagctcttAGAGCAACTGGTGCAAATACTTCGTCGAAGTCTATGCCTTGTTGTTGCACGTAGCCTTTTGCGACTAGCcttgctttg
Protein-coding regions in this window:
- the LOC106375217 gene encoding GTP-binding protein At2g22870 — encoded protein: MVILRCRFITINLAPIRPSHFQSHKILHTTRFFRTPNLISTPRITSSSLPTTRSISDEARFARSVRFIPPGVEIEELTDDMVLPGSNIVIGPFAGHSQIKQVEFVKSSARARDCPKDDLPEIAILGRSNVGKSSLINCLVRKKEVALTSKKPGKTQLINHFLVNKSWYIVDLPGYGFAKVSDAAKTDWSAFTKGYFLNRDTLVCVLLLIDASVPPQKIDLDCANWLGRNNVPLTFVFTKCDKMKAAKGKRPDENIKAFQQIIRENFKQHPPWILTSSVSGLGRDELLLHMSQLRNYWDQ